One Triticum dicoccoides isolate Atlit2015 ecotype Zavitan chromosome 5B, WEW_v2.0, whole genome shotgun sequence genomic window carries:
- the LOC119305813 gene encoding auxin-induced in root cultures protein 12-like codes for MASATTMHHRRRSIIQLALLLLVTSPAAMLAAGGACESEEFPAGRSYATCADLPTLGASLHWKYDAAASSLSLAFAAKPPGTSGAGWVAWGINPTGDGMKGAQTLVAFKSSGAYVVNTYNLTGYRPLSAASTPIAFEATELAADEGADGKVRLYGTLQLPKGMEAVNHIWQVGSTVANGVPAKHAFAQENLEAKGSLVLTGAGTTDAAPAPVAGGPSAEEATGNLETETAPEAAPAPLAGAPSTEEAAGDLETGTAPSPAPAPSSGSAAIITTYASAPVFILILVFAGFFATV; via the coding sequence ATGGCATCCGCAACGACGATGCACCATCGGCGCCGCTCCATTATCCAGCTGGCCCTCCTGCTCCTGGTGACGTCACCGGCGGCAATGCTGGCGGCCGGCGGAGCCTGCGAGAGCGAGGAGTTCCCGGCCGGCAGGAGCTACGCGACGTGCGCGGACCTCCCGACCCTCGGCGCCTCGCTGCACTGGAAGTACGACGCGGCGGCCTCGTCGCTGTCCCTGGCGTTCGCGGCCAAGCCGCCGGGCACGAGCGGCGCCGGCTGGGTGGCCTGGGGGATCAATCCCACCGGCGACGGCATGAAGGGCGCGCAGACGCTCGTCGCCTTCAAGAGCAGCGGCGCGTACGTCGTCAACACGTACAACCTCACCGGGTACCGCCCGCTCAGCGCGGCGTCCACGCCGATCGCGTTCGAGGCcaccgagctcgccgccgacgagggCGCCGACGGGAAGGTGCGGCTCTACGGCACGCTGCAGCTGCCCAAGGGCATGGAGGCCGTGAACCACATCTGGCAGGTAGGGTCGACGGTGGCCAATGGGGTGCCGGCCAAGCACGCGTTCGCGCAGGAGAACCTGGAGGCGAAGGGCAGCCTCGTGCTCACTGGTGCCGGAACAACGGACGCCGCACCGGCTCCGGTGGCCGGTGGCCCGTCGGCCGAGGAGGCTACTGGTAACCTAGAGACAGAGACCGCGCCCGAGGCAGCGCCGGCCCCGTTGGCCGGTGCCCCGTCGACCGAGGAGGCTGCTGGTGACCTGGAGACGGGGACCGCACCGTCGCCAGCGCCAGCGCCGTCCAGCGGGTCGGCAGCGATAATCACCACGTACGCCTCGGCTCCGGTGTTCATTTTGATTCTGGTGTTCGCTGGTTTCTTCGCGACTGTATAA